Proteins from a genomic interval of uncultured Methanocorpusculum sp.:
- a CDS encoding MoaD/ThiS family protein: MPQITIRSFAKFRELFGEVNTLTVPEGTSILGALLAFAKTQKDGMNELFAGGKLGSHIILMYNRERIDSDDAKTISTAEGDEIVIYPPVSGG; this comes from the coding sequence ATGCCACAGATAACCATACGCTCATTTGCCAAGTTCAGAGAACTCTTCGGTGAGGTGAACACATTAACCGTTCCTGAAGGCACCTCTATTCTCGGTGCCCTTCTGGCTTTTGCCAAGACGCAGAAAGACGGGATGAATGAACTCTTTGCCGGCGGAAAACTTGGTTCGCATATCATTCTTATGTACAACCGTGAGAGGATCGACTCCGACGACGCAAAGACAATCTCTACGGCAGAGGGTGACGAGATCGTTATCTATCCACCGGTTTCCGGAGGATGA
- a CDS encoding molybdenum cofactor biosynthesis protein MoaE: MVLALQKEDIDIGALISASRTNNDGAQIVFIGCVRDDGNMDALEIEAFVPVAEKDLSDIATEAMEQFNLNSVDIVHRYGRLALGETIVVILVGAGHRPEAYEGSRFIIEKLKEKVPIWKQELSGNARGEWVH, translated from the coding sequence ATGGTTCTTGCATTGCAGAAAGAGGATATTGATATAGGCGCTCTGATCAGTGCCTCACGTACGAACAATGACGGTGCCCAGATCGTTTTCATCGGCTGTGTGAGGGATGACGGGAACATGGATGCCCTTGAGATCGAAGCGTTCGTTCCGGTCGCCGAAAAAGATCTTTCCGATATCGCCACCGAGGCGATGGAACAGTTCAATTTGAACTCGGTCGATATCGTTCACCGGTACGGCCGTCTTGCTCTGGGCGAAACGATCGTCGTTATTTTAGTCGGCGCCGGTCACCGTCCCGAGGCGTATGAGGGCTCCCGCTTTATCATCGAGAAACTGAAGGAAAAAGTGCCAATCTGGAAGCAGGAACTCTCCGGAAATGCCCGGGGAGAGTGGGTACACTAA
- a CDS encoding sugar-specific transcriptional regulator TrmB, producing MTGKEKSGGVLERRGAFLTAMRQMTFEAGHFTTADLASAANVPRSTAQDWINRLIKEGCIFVKEEPHGRNPAHYASRSALPQTTCKRIFTTLDGSDVEIFHECLSSGCAGFCEFHHRKAGGAAISVTRDGMIFREWARIGEDGEIRLDFAAVGLAAVKKDGPDIIQTIHSIPGGPAYSLSAMMGHAKGVKGVQITVGNGVVTGEVRTPALTPVTIGVDDTDRKGCGGATFALSQALMKYLTDPGSVIGIRHQVAALCQDIEEKTAGNSCSFIELAVDPSVLPTLAAKVCRFVEEESVSDEWGVAIMTKITVPDDLLRLGERIRRERVSMEEVLETAEKSGVQVYGKKGIIGAVGAVSLKSQPQEVLLDPACLILF from the coding sequence ATGACCGGTAAGGAAAAATCCGGCGGCGTCCTCGAGCGCCGCGGAGCATTTCTCACAGCCATGAGGCAGATGACCTTCGAAGCAGGGCACTTCACCACTGCTGATCTGGCATCTGCCGCCAATGTCCCCCGCTCAACGGCCCAGGACTGGATTAACCGGCTGATCAAAGAGGGGTGCATTTTCGTAAAAGAAGAGCCTCACGGGAGAAATCCCGCACATTACGCATCCAGAAGTGCCCTCCCTCAGACCACCTGCAAACGCATTTTTACAACCCTCGACGGGAGTGATGTGGAAATTTTTCACGAGTGTCTCTCCAGCGGTTGTGCGGGATTCTGCGAGTTCCATCACAGGAAAGCCGGCGGAGCGGCAATCTCCGTCACCCGCGACGGGATGATCTTTCGCGAATGGGCAAGAATTGGCGAGGATGGCGAGATCAGGCTTGATTTTGCAGCGGTAGGTCTTGCTGCGGTCAAAAAAGACGGCCCCGACATCATTCAGACGATTCATTCGATCCCGGGCGGTCCAGCATACTCGTTATCGGCGATGATGGGGCATGCAAAAGGAGTAAAAGGTGTGCAAATAACGGTTGGAAACGGCGTAGTCACTGGGGAAGTTCGAACCCCGGCCCTCACACCAGTAACGATCGGCGTCGATGATACCGACCGGAAAGGATGCGGAGGTGCGACCTTTGCCCTTTCCCAGGCCCTGATGAAGTATCTCACCGATCCCGGAAGCGTGATTGGGATCAGACACCAGGTCGCCGCCCTCTGTCAGGACATCGAAGAAAAAACCGCAGGAAACTCCTGCAGCTTCATCGAACTCGCCGTCGATCCGAGCGTTCTCCCAACGCTCGCCGCAAAGGTCTGCAGATTTGTCGAGGAGGAAAGTGTCTCCGATGAGTGGGGTGTCGCAATCATGACAAAAATCACCGTACCGGATGATCTTCTCAGGCTTGGAGAAAGGATCCGTCGTGAACGCGTATCCATGGAAGAGGTTCTCGAGACTGCAGAAAAATCAGGCGTCCAGGTCTACGGGAAAAAAGGCATCATCGGGGCGGTCGGGGCAGTCAGTCTAAAATCACAGCCGCAGGAAGTCCTTCTGGATCCGGCATGCCTGATTCTCTTCTGA
- a CDS encoding homoserine dehydrogenase — protein MKTWNIALIGLGSVGRGVAEVLAGDERFRIVAAADSKSGVINPAGLNIEEVLAKKKKTGHCGDSTWTAERISAEADYDILVEVTPTNAETGEPALSIIKTAIMWRKHVVTSNKGPVSLASAELLRLAEENNVGFLFEGTVAGAVPILRGIKYGLAGNKIKALYGVLNGTCNYILTRMEEEGLTYVQALAEARDLGYAEADPTYDINGTDAAIKLVILANTMLGMDVKLADVKRTGISDLTVDALWMAEETGHSIRLIATLHPEKNLLEVSPRLISKTNPLVVTGTLNAVTVETEYAGAITFIGRGAGSVETASAILADLLFITDKYDR, from the coding sequence ATGAAAACATGGAATATCGCACTGATCGGCCTTGGGTCGGTTGGACGCGGTGTCGCAGAGGTCCTTGCCGGAGATGAGCGGTTCCGTATCGTTGCCGCAGCGGATTCGAAAAGCGGAGTAATTAACCCCGCCGGCCTCAATATCGAAGAGGTTCTCGCAAAGAAAAAGAAGACCGGACACTGCGGAGATTCCACCTGGACGGCAGAACGAATATCGGCCGAAGCGGATTACGACATCTTGGTCGAGGTAACTCCCACAAACGCCGAGACCGGTGAACCGGCGCTTTCCATCATAAAAACCGCGATCATGTGGCGAAAGCATGTCGTCACTTCGAATAAAGGCCCGGTCTCTCTCGCTTCAGCCGAACTGCTCAGACTGGCGGAAGAGAATAATGTCGGATTCCTTTTCGAAGGTACCGTAGCAGGCGCCGTCCCCATTCTTCGTGGAATAAAATACGGACTTGCCGGCAATAAAATCAAAGCGCTTTACGGTGTTTTGAACGGGACCTGCAATTATATCCTGACCAGAATGGAGGAGGAGGGGCTGACCTACGTCCAGGCACTCGCCGAAGCACGCGATCTTGGATATGCCGAGGCGGATCCCACCTACGACATCAACGGGACCGATGCCGCGATCAAGCTCGTTATTCTTGCAAACACCATGCTCGGGATGGATGTGAAACTTGCCGATGTGAAACGTACCGGCATCTCCGATTTGACTGTTGACGCATTATGGATGGCAGAAGAGACCGGACATTCGATACGTCTGATTGCAACCCTTCATCCGGAAAAGAATCTTCTGGAGGTCTCGCCGCGGCTTATCTCCAAAACCAATCCGCTCGTCGTTACCGGCACATTAAACGCAGTGACCGTTGAAACCGAGTATGCCGGCGCGATCACCTTCATCGGTCGAGGCGCAGGATCAGTTGAAACGGCCAGTGCGATTCTGGCGGACCTCCTCTTTATCACAGACAAATATGACCGGTAA
- a CDS encoding ACT domain-containing protein — MQKNVRTSLRLELKDKPGQLLAAIEPISKSGANIITISHQRDTKSVNGALIVDIVISLPETRLAELMDALRANGVAIVRIGTEHLTCTKTFILIGHILHTDLTDTVNRIDKKHIAEVTELDIVMPGMEEPSTAKLTIKAVSEQEMNQAVITLKEIAVEKHLLIINQVGGGL; from the coding sequence TTGCAAAAAAATGTCCGAACCTCGCTAAGACTAGAACTCAAAGACAAACCTGGGCAGTTACTTGCCGCAATAGAACCAATATCAAAAAGCGGAGCAAATATCATAACTATCTCCCATCAGCGTGACACCAAGTCAGTGAACGGAGCTTTAATTGTAGACATTGTCATCTCTCTTCCGGAGACCCGGCTCGCTGAACTGATGGATGCCCTCCGTGCTAACGGCGTGGCCATCGTCCGAATAGGAACCGAACATCTCACCTGTACAAAAACATTCATTCTGATTGGCCATATCCTTCACACTGATCTGACAGATACGGTGAATCGGATCGATAAGAAGCATATTGCTGAAGTGACCGAACTTGACATCGTTATGCCCGGCATGGAAGAACCCTCCACCGCGAAACTCACGATAAAAGCAGTGAGCGAACAGGAGATGAATCAGGCAGTGATAACGCTCAAAGAAATCGCCGTTGAGAAACATCTTCTCATCATCAATCAGGTAGGAGGCGGCTTATGA
- a CDS encoding 4Fe-4S binding protein: MKLVVNERRCKGCNMCTKVCPYGIFQEGKRPGSRGYIIPVLDHPERCTNCRLQKLYGRQLCGMCQMICPDQAISWIDEKPFEPQKVVIEY, from the coding sequence ATGAAGCTCGTAGTCAATGAACGCCGGTGTAAAGGCTGCAATATGTGTACAAAAGTCTGTCCATACGGGATTTTCCAGGAAGGTAAGAGACCCGGTTCACGCGGCTACATCATCCCGGTTTTGGACCATCCAGAGAGATGTACAAACTGCCGTTTGCAGAAGCTCTATGGACGTCAACTCTGCGGGATGTGTCAGATGATATGTCCGGACCAGGCAATTTCCTGGATTGATGAAAAACCCTTCGAGCCTCAGAAAGTGGTGATTGAATATTGA
- a CDS encoding 2-oxoacid:acceptor oxidoreductase subunit alpha produces the protein MTDKTDFLNGNVACAEGALAAGCRFFAGYPITPSTEVAERMALRLPKVGGIFIQMEDELASATAIIGGSWAGARTMTATSGPGFSLMMENIGYAAFTETPIVIVNVQRGGPSTGQPTMAAQGDMLQCRYGSHGDYSVIALSPSSVQEMYDLTVKAFNLADRFRTPVFLMTDETIGHMREKITLHSNVEIVPRRELKGSELPCAPDENGVPGFATFGMGHNVHITGLTHNEKGYPSTDSAEVHENLVRRQVRKIEDFRNEIADVDIVNPDAELVFISYGAPTRTVRQLLNDNPDTYGHLNLRIVWPFPDESLLAFKNAKAFIIPEMNLGQIAKEVRQHTNIPIVVVPKLGGAHHTPAELLKAVEVAKTVKKPVTEVRL, from the coding sequence TTGACGGACAAAACTGATTTCCTGAACGGTAATGTGGCCTGTGCAGAAGGAGCTTTGGCTGCCGGATGCAGATTTTTTGCCGGATACCCTATCACCCCCTCGACGGAGGTCGCCGAGCGGATGGCACTTCGTCTGCCCAAAGTCGGCGGGATCTTCATCCAGATGGAGGATGAACTGGCAAGTGCTACCGCGATTATCGGAGGATCGTGGGCCGGCGCCCGAACGATGACGGCGACGTCGGGACCGGGTTTTTCCCTGATGATGGAAAATATTGGATATGCCGCCTTCACCGAAACCCCGATCGTGATTGTGAATGTTCAGCGAGGCGGCCCCTCCACCGGCCAGCCGACGATGGCTGCCCAGGGTGATATGCTTCAGTGCAGATACGGGTCACACGGTGATTACAGTGTGATCGCTCTCTCCCCTTCGTCTGTTCAGGAGATGTACGATCTGACGGTCAAAGCATTCAATCTTGCCGACCGGTTCAGGACGCCGGTGTTCCTGATGACGGACGAGACGATTGGACATATGCGGGAAAAGATCACTTTGCACAGCAATGTCGAAATCGTGCCCCGCCGCGAATTAAAGGGTAGCGAACTTCCCTGTGCCCCGGACGAGAACGGAGTTCCCGGATTTGCGACCTTCGGTATGGGCCATAACGTCCACATCACCGGACTGACCCATAATGAAAAGGGATATCCTTCGACCGATTCCGCAGAGGTTCATGAAAATCTAGTTCGCCGTCAGGTCCGAAAAATCGAGGATTTCCGAAACGAGATCGCCGATGTGGACATCGTCAACCCGGACGCAGAACTGGTCTTCATCTCATATGGCGCACCGACCCGTACGGTCCGCCAACTTCTCAACGATAATCCCGATACCTACGGTCATCTGAATCTGCGTATCGTCTGGCCGTTCCCCGATGAATCCCTTCTAGCCTTCAAAAACGCCAAAGCATTCATCATCCCGGAGATGAATCTCGGACAGATCGCCAAAGAGGTCCGCCAGCACACAAACATCCCGATCGTCGTCGTGCCGAAACTCGGAGGCGCACATCATACGCCGGCAGAACTGCTGAAAGCGGTCGAAGTCGCAAAAACCGTGAAAAAACCAGTGACTGAGGTGCGTTTATGA
- a CDS encoding thiamine pyrophosphate-dependent enzyme produces MNLEDWYRQDRLPHIYCAGCGNGTILNCTLRAVEELGYKQEETTFVSGIGCSSRASGYTSSDSLHTTHGRALAFATGLKLVKPRQHVIVFTGDGDCSAIGGNHFIHACRRNIDITVVCMNNNIYGMTGGQGSPCTPYGAISTTTPYGMQEQPFDLCKVAEASGANYVARWTSYHVKELTEAIRIGLETPGLSFIEVMTQCPTSFGSKNKMRLVTQMLDMFRENAVLKVKADRDAAAGITLSPEKFVVGQFVRRKNPPLGVEAAK; encoded by the coding sequence ATGAATCTGGAAGACTGGTACCGTCAGGACCGACTGCCCCATATCTATTGTGCAGGGTGTGGGAACGGAACGATTCTCAACTGCACGCTTCGGGCCGTTGAGGAACTGGGCTACAAACAGGAGGAAACGACCTTCGTATCCGGAATCGGTTGTTCATCCCGTGCTTCGGGATACACCTCATCCGACTCACTCCACACGACTCACGGTCGTGCTCTCGCCTTTGCGACCGGTCTGAAACTCGTGAAGCCCAGGCAGCATGTTATCGTTTTCACCGGAGACGGGGACTGTTCTGCGATCGGCGGGAATCACTTCATCCATGCATGCAGAAGAAACATCGATATCACTGTGGTCTGTATGAACAACAATATCTACGGAATGACCGGCGGTCAGGGAAGTCCCTGCACTCCTTACGGCGCTATCAGCACAACGACCCCATACGGGATGCAGGAGCAACCGTTCGATCTCTGCAAAGTAGCGGAGGCTTCCGGTGCGAATTATGTTGCACGGTGGACCTCGTACCATGTTAAAGAGCTGACCGAAGCGATTCGTATCGGCCTTGAAACGCCTGGTCTTTCGTTCATTGAGGTGATGACCCAGTGCCCCACCTCGTTTGGCAGCAAGAACAAGATGCGTCTAGTCACGCAGATGCTTGATATGTTCAGGGAAAATGCCGTATTGAAGGTAAAAGCCGACCGCGATGCAGCTGCTGGAATCACGCTGTCTCCGGAAAAGTTCGTTGTAGGTCAGTTTGTCCGCAGGAAAAATCCCCCTCTCGGTGTGGAGGCGGCGAAATGA
- a CDS encoding 2-oxoacid:acceptor oxidoreductase family protein, whose protein sequence is MKSEIRFSGLGGQGIITAAVILGRAAALYGGKHVVQTQSYGPEARGGASASAVIISDEPIYYPKVTDPDVYVIMSQEAYNKYGSNVREDAIMLLDPGYVTSRPACRFFEVPATIEAKAQLGKTVFANVIMLGGILEATGIVSYDALERAVLDSVPKGTEENNKRALAIGQELVRSQL, encoded by the coding sequence ATGAAATCCGAGATTCGATTCTCCGGCCTCGGGGGTCAGGGAATCATCACCGCTGCGGTCATCCTCGGCAGAGCGGCTGCTCTGTATGGAGGAAAACACGTCGTGCAGACGCAGAGCTACGGACCCGAGGCACGCGGTGGGGCATCTGCCTCTGCAGTGATCATCTCGGATGAACCGATTTATTATCCGAAGGTAACGGATCCTGACGTGTATGTCATTATGTCCCAGGAGGCATACAACAAATACGGCTCGAATGTGCGGGAGGATGCGATCATGCTTCTCGATCCCGGTTATGTCACCAGCCGGCCGGCATGCAGATTTTTTGAAGTTCCGGCCACGATTGAAGCAAAGGCCCAGCTCGGAAAAACGGTTTTTGCCAATGTGATCATGCTCGGCGGGATCCTTGAAGCAACCGGGATCGTATCTTATGATGCACTTGAACGCGCTGTTCTTGACAGCGTTCCCAAAGGTACTGAAGAAAATAATAAACGGGCACTTGCGATCGGGCAGGAACTTGTCAGGAGTCAACTTTGA
- the sucC gene encoding ADP-forming succinate--CoA ligase subunit beta — MKFREYEAKQIFRESGIPVPNSVLITSADEAKPALDNVAAKVVLKAQVDVGGRGKAGGILPSTAENISDVARDLFGKKIKGLPVEKILVEEALDISHEYYLSITIDRAKKMPLILFSSEGGVEIETLAKERPEALRRVYVDPSFVTLPDFIVRNVVGKNPKEIGTIVRNLFAVFRSKDAVLAEINPLVMTPKGILAADGKIILDDNSLIRQGISENRDLTPREAEAEKHGFSYVELDGDIGVIGNGAGLTMATLDIISHYNGKAANFLDVGGGAASDRVLYAVRLVASMPGVKVIVVNLLGGITRCDEVAKGIIEAGVSQPVIVRIAGTNEEEGRRLLQECGYVMSDTMDAAIRAAVEVVQ, encoded by the coding sequence TTGAAATTCCGCGAATATGAAGCAAAACAGATCTTCCGGGAATCAGGAATCCCGGTGCCAAACAGCGTTCTGATCACCTCCGCCGACGAGGCAAAACCAGCTCTGGATAACGTCGCAGCAAAAGTTGTCCTCAAAGCTCAGGTCGATGTAGGCGGTAGAGGGAAAGCCGGCGGCATTCTTCCTTCAACGGCAGAAAATATCTCCGATGTCGCTCGTGATCTGTTCGGCAAGAAGATTAAGGGACTTCCCGTTGAAAAGATCCTAGTCGAAGAAGCGCTCGATATCTCGCATGAATATTATCTGAGCATCACGATCGATCGTGCAAAAAAGATGCCGCTGATTCTCTTTTCCAGCGAAGGCGGCGTTGAGATCGAGACTCTCGCAAAGGAAAGACCCGAAGCACTCCGCCGCGTGTATGTGGATCCCTCCTTTGTCACCCTTCCAGATTTCATTGTACGAAACGTTGTCGGGAAGAACCCGAAAGAGATCGGAACAATTGTCCGGAATCTTTTTGCTGTTTTCCGCTCCAAAGACGCCGTTCTTGCAGAGATCAATCCGCTGGTGATGACGCCGAAAGGCATTCTCGCGGCAGACGGCAAGATCATTCTGGATGACAACTCCCTGATTCGCCAGGGAATCTCCGAGAACAGAGACCTCACACCCCGCGAGGCTGAGGCCGAGAAACATGGATTTTCCTATGTCGAACTGGACGGAGACATCGGGGTGATCGGAAACGGCGCCGGTCTTACCATGGCGACTCTCGATATCATCTCCCATTATAATGGAAAAGCCGCGAACTTCCTGGATGTCGGCGGCGGAGCTGCTTCGGACCGGGTTTTGTATGCGGTCCGGTTGGTTGCCTCCATGCCCGGAGTTAAAGTGATCGTGGTCAATCTCCTTGGGGGAATCACCCGCTGTGACGAGGTTGCCAAAGGAATCATCGAAGCCGGCGTTTCCCAGCCAGTAATCGTCCGGATTGCCGGTACAAACGAGGAAGAAGGCCGCAGGCTTCTTCAGGAATGTGGATACGTCATGTCCGACACGATGGACGCGGCGATTCGTGCCGCAGTGGAGGTAGTACAATGA
- a CDS encoding succinate--CoA ligase subunit alpha, producing MIYAGKNTGILVQGATGSQGKFHINLMNAYAKQVGGMGVVAGMTPGKAGQDVFGVPVYDSVVDALDEHEIGASVIFVPAGGCGDAIMEAADARIPTIVTITEHVPIHDIMRAVAYAGSRGSRVIGPNSPGMLVPDECKLGIIPANLCRKGDVGVISRSGTLTYQVISELTSAGFGQSGIIGIGGDAVIGQTFSEVMDEFHADGRTKTVVLIGEVGGSLEIEGARRALDLGMPIVAYIAGVSAPKEKQMGHAGAIVEGGEGDAASKIERLRALEIPVATRPSEIPDLIRRLS from the coding sequence ATGATCTACGCAGGAAAAAACACAGGAATCCTTGTTCAGGGAGCAACGGGATCGCAGGGAAAATTCCATATCAATCTGATGAACGCCTATGCGAAGCAGGTGGGTGGTATGGGGGTTGTTGCCGGCATGACACCGGGCAAAGCTGGTCAGGATGTTTTCGGTGTTCCGGTCTATGACTCCGTTGTGGACGCCTTGGATGAACATGAGATCGGGGCTTCGGTCATCTTTGTTCCGGCAGGCGGGTGTGGCGACGCCATAATGGAGGCCGCCGATGCACGCATCCCAACTATCGTCACGATCACGGAACATGTCCCGATTCATGACATCATGCGGGCAGTGGCCTATGCCGGTTCCCGCGGGTCCCGGGTCATCGGTCCGAACAGCCCGGGAATGCTTGTTCCGGATGAGTGCAAACTGGGTATCATTCCAGCAAATCTCTGCAGAAAAGGGGACGTCGGGGTTATCTCGCGAAGCGGGACTCTGACTTATCAGGTCATCTCCGAACTGACATCGGCCGGATTTGGTCAGTCAGGAATTATCGGCATCGGCGGAGACGCAGTTATCGGTCAGACCTTCTCTGAAGTTATGGACGAGTTCCATGCAGATGGGCGAACCAAAACCGTCGTTCTGATCGGCGAGGTCGGCGGAAGTCTGGAAATCGAAGGAGCACGCCGTGCACTTGACCTTGGGATGCCGATCGTTGCCTATATCGCCGGAGTTTCCGCCCCGAAAGAGAAACAGATGGGACACGCCGGTGCGATCGTCGAAGGAGGAGAAGGAGATGCAGCATCGAAGATTGAGCGTCTGCGGGCTCTCGAAATTCCGGTTGCAACCCGCCCCTCAGAGATCCCTGATTTGATACGGCGGTTGTCATGA
- a CDS encoding diadenylate cyclase, whose amino-acid sequence MSEKNRLLLAAADNLAKTVNALAVISFLPKEEDIVIDTPTVHVVDIQPEILRDHSMVALVDYCSNQIIDAVLQYKILANVDSGTVVAAFPYAILIYDVESQDNSFSVGDYAHIVDPEALHSVLMLALELAHDGREGRSVGTAFIVGDIDELKRWSHQGVLNPYEGHPEEVRDVKIEENWESVKEFAQLDGVFIIDKNGIIAASGRYLDADSRDANLQSGLGGRHLATAAITKVVHAVGIVVSESGGVIRVFVGGKSVAQIRTDIKLVL is encoded by the coding sequence ATGAGTGAGAAGAACCGGCTTCTTCTGGCAGCGGCGGATAATCTGGCAAAAACGGTAAATGCTCTCGCTGTAATCTCTTTTCTCCCAAAAGAGGAGGATATCGTCATCGACACACCAACGGTTCACGTGGTCGATATCCAGCCCGAGATCCTGCGTGATCACAGTATGGTGGCTCTTGTGGATTACTGCTCGAATCAGATCATCGATGCGGTTCTTCAATATAAGATACTTGCAAACGTGGACAGCGGAACCGTCGTTGCCGCATTTCCCTATGCGATCCTCATTTACGATGTGGAGAGTCAGGACAACTCCTTCTCGGTCGGCGATTATGCACACATTGTCGATCCGGAAGCTCTTCACTCGGTGCTGATGCTTGCCCTTGAACTCGCCCACGACGGACGTGAGGGACGGTCGGTTGGTACTGCCTTCATTGTTGGCGATATCGATGAACTGAAACGCTGGTCCCATCAGGGTGTCTTAAATCCGTACGAGGGCCACCCGGAAGAGGTCAGAGATGTGAAGATCGAGGAAAACTGGGAAAGCGTGAAGGAGTTTGCCCAGCTCGACGGTGTCTTTATCATCGATAAAAACGGAATCATCGCAGCATCCGGCAGATACCTCGATGCCGACAGCCGCGATGCGAATCTGCAGAGCGGACTCGGCGGCCGCCATCTGGCCACTGCGGCGATCACCAAGGTCGTACATGCCGTAGGGATCGTTGTCTCCGAATCGGGCGGGGTCATCCGCGTCTTTGTCGGCGGCAAGTCCGTAGCCCAGATCCGCACTGATATTAAATTAGTTCTTTAA
- a CDS encoding methionine adenosyltransferase, whose product MKRNISITHLSQTPMEKQKVELVERKCIGHPDSIADGVAEAISRALCKEYMDECDGAVLHHNTDQGEVVAGESLPQFGGGKIIKPIYFLLTGRATRRFGNKVFATDAIAVEAARAYLTETIPTFNMDTDVIVDCRMGTGSTDLRDVFHTKKGHTAVPRANDTSFGVGHAPFSEVEQIILGLDEYISKEFRPKNPMVGYDLKLMGLRDINTITITVASAMVDRYCSGIDEYVEMKDKMVESFTQVARQYTDRKVKVEINTADIIRKKATYVFLTVNGTSAEMGDDGSVGRGNRCNGLITPNRPMSMEATSGKNPINHIGKIYNLLSTEIAKEACQKVDGIEEMYVRLLSQIGHPIDYPHIASVQCITKRGYTFKDFAPEVEEIVNKRLENITDITRLVIDGKLKTF is encoded by the coding sequence ATGAAGAGAAATATCAGCATCACTCATCTTTCTCAGACTCCAATGGAAAAGCAGAAAGTCGAACTGGTCGAGCGCAAATGTATAGGTCACCCCGACAGTATTGCCGATGGAGTCGCCGAGGCGATTTCCCGTGCACTCTGCAAAGAATACATGGACGAGTGCGATGGTGCGGTCCTCCACCACAACACCGATCAGGGCGAAGTCGTAGCAGGCGAATCTCTCCCGCAGTTCGGCGGCGGAAAAATCATTAAACCGATCTACTTCCTCTTAACCGGAAGAGCAACCCGCCGGTTCGGCAACAAAGTGTTCGCAACCGACGCCATCGCCGTGGAAGCAGCACGTGCCTACCTGACCGAAACAATACCTACCTTCAATATGGACACCGACGTCATCGTCGACTGCCGTATGGGAACCGGTTCCACTGACCTCCGTGATGTTTTCCACACAAAGAAAGGCCACACTGCAGTTCCTCGTGCAAACGACACCTCTTTTGGTGTAGGTCACGCTCCGTTCTCCGAGGTCGAACAGATCATCCTCGGACTTGACGAGTACATCTCCAAAGAGTTCCGCCCAAAGAACCCAATGGTCGGTTACGATCTTAAACTCATGGGACTTAGAGACATCAACACCATCACTATTACTGTAGCCTCGGCAATGGTCGACCGGTATTGTTCTGGGATTGATGAGTATGTAGAAATGAAGGACAAGATGGTGGAATCTTTCACACAGGTTGCCAGACAATACACCGACAGGAAAGTAAAAGTTGAAATCAACACGGCTGATATCATCCGCAAAAAGGCAACTTATGTCTTCCTGACCGTGAACGGGACCTCGGCAGAGATGGGCGACGACGGATCCGTCGGACGCGGAAACCGCTGCAACGGGCTTATCACCCCGAACAGACCGATGTCCATGGAAGCAACGTCCGGTAAGAACCCTATCAACCATATCGGTAAGATCTACAACCTGCTTTCCACTGAAATCGCAAAGGAAGCATGCCAGAAGGTCGACGGCATCGAGGAAATGTATGTCAGACTCCTTTCTCAGATCGGTCACCCGATCGACTACCCGCACATTGCAAGTGTCCAGTGCATAACCAAACGCGGATACACCTTCAAGGACTTCGCACCCGAAGTTGAAGAGATCGTCAACAAACGTCTGGAGAACATCACCGATATCACCAGACTCGTCATCGACGGTAAATTAAAGACCTTCTAA